A region of Lycium barbarum isolate Lr01 chromosome 3, ASM1917538v2, whole genome shotgun sequence DNA encodes the following proteins:
- the LOC132630632 gene encoding uncharacterized protein LOC132630632, which yields MEEEKKEKCSRKLDFSAPLLSTRRPIEKSLSSSNNIPPQLSLDIFNRVPFSWEQSPGKPKEMVTNIIEIVPPPKLPPCMWHTRKELATSTTISYDEVCDGDIDNDDHDNYEDDARNIIDNHDVFSDALDVFSLGESIDDMIETDYRESNTSTNKEVVEEPYYYKPSVPNFIIQRFLQDAKELAISTALENSRKKLLEDEQNGRPCNFSPKAASCGFDMFIPWKIKHKPCCVKNSVVAASPRMRPQWSNRDKHAPDADPKF from the coding sequence ATggaagaagagaaaaaagaaaaatgctCAAGAAAATTAGATTTCAGTGCTCCTCTTTTATCAACTAGGCGTCCTATTGAAAAATCATTGTCTAGCTCCAATAATATCCCACCTCAACTTTCATTGGATATTTTTAATAGAGTGCCATTTTCTTGGGAGCAAAGTCCTGGAAAACCAAAGGAAATGGTGACAAACATTATTGAAATTGTGCCACCTCCAAAATTGCCACCATGTATGTGGCATACAAGAAAagaattagctacaagtactacCATATCCTATGATGAGGTATGCGATGGTGATATCGACAACGATGATCATGACAATTATGAAGATGATGCTAGGAATATTATTGACAACCATGATGTTTTCTCAGATGCTCTTGATGTTTTTTCGTTGGGGGAGTCGATAGATGACATGATTGAAACAGACTATAGGGAATCAAATACTTCAACAAATAAGGAGGTTGTTGAGGAGCCTTACTATTATAAGCCATCAGTACCAAATTTCATTATACAGAGATTTCTTCAAGATGCAAAGGAACTAGCTATTTCAACTGCCTTGGAAAATAGTAGGAAGAAATTACTAGAGGATGAACAAAATGGAAGACCATGTAATTTTTCTCCAAAGGCAGCATCATGTGGATTTGACATGTTTATTCCATGGAAAATTAAGCATAAGCCATGTTGTGTGAAGAATTCCGTAGTGGCAGCTTCTCCAAGAATGAGACCTCAATGGAGCAATAGAGACAAACACGCACCAGATGCGGATCCAAAATTTTAA
- the LOC132630903 gene encoding ethylene-overproduction protein 1-like, producing the protein MQHNIFTTMRSLKMMEGCKGTQVYAINPNGTTTNGFGSGGEKFLQNLLSNSVRSRSNRNYQEIQSKDEVNSVVLAEALASYGLPKTDQIEPHIEFCLKPMNFVETLADVYCRMEGCAQFGKSKMYLEQCALFRGLPDPKLFRKCLMSARLHAVDVHTKVVLSAWLRFERREDELIGVSAMDCCGRSMECPGSALVAGYNPESATDPCMCHRGVKKDEDIEVYMDEECSTSSSRGNDEEEDFDMSFCIGDDEVRCRRFNIASLSRPFEVMLYGSFMDSRREKINFSKNEISAKGMKATEIFSRTKSVDSFDPDVVLELLSLGNKFCCDEMKSVCDAYLASLVFDMDSAMLLFEYGLEENAYLLVAACLQVFLRELPNSMHNPNVSRLFSSSEGKDRLAYVGHASFLLYYFLSQAAMEDDLKSNTTVMLLERMGECASESWQKQLAFHQSGCVMLERKEYKDAQKWFEAAVEAGHVYSLVGIARSKYKRGHMYKAYKLMNSLISDYTPSGWMYQERSMYCQGKEKTMDLSTATELDPTLSYPYKYRAVSKAEENRLGPAISEINKILGFKISPDCLELRAWFLIALEEYEGALRDVRALLTLDPHYMMFHGQLQGEHLVGLLSHNVQPCSQADCWMQLYDRWSFVDDIGSLAVVHHMLANDPGKSLLRFRQSLLLLRLNSHKAAMRSLREARNQAASEHERLVYEGWILYDTGYREEAIAKAEESISIQRSFEAFFLKAYVLSETSPDSESSLYVIQLLEEALRCPSDGLRKGQALSNLASVYVDVDKLDNAIDCYTNALNIKHTRAHQGLARVYHLKDQRKLAYDEMTKLIEKAKYNASAYEKRSEYCDREMAKSDLIMATKLDPLRTYPYRYKAAVLMDDHKEAEAIAELTKAISFKPDLQLLHLRAAFHDSMGDLTSAIRDCEAALCLDSNHADTLDLYQKVQQRAKEQLPT; encoded by the exons ATGCAACATAACATATTTACAACGATGCGTAGTTTGAAAATGATGGAAGGGTGTAAAGGAACACAAGTATATGCAATTAATCCAAATGGAACAACAACTAATGGATTTGGTAGTGGTGGTGAGAAATTTTTACAGAATTTGTTATCGAATTCTGTAAGGTCTAGATCTAATCGTAATTATCAAGAAATTCAATCGAAAGATGAGGTTAATTCTGTTGTTTTAGCTGAAGCTCTTGCTAGTTATGGATTGCCAAAAACTGATCAAATTGAGCCCCACATTGAGTTTTGTTTGAAACCTATGAATTTTGTGGAGACATTAGCTGATGTTTATTGTAGGATGGAAGGTTGTGCTCAATTTGGAAAGTCAAAGATGTATTTAGAGCAATGTGCATTGTTTAGGGGCTTACCTGATCCGAAACTGTTTAGGAAATGCCTTATGTCAGCTAGGTTGCATGCTGTTGATGTGCATACGAAGGTTGTTCTTTCTGCGTGGTTGAGGTTTGAACGAAGGGAGGACGAGTTGATTGGTGTATCGGCTATGGATTGTTGTGGACGAAGCATGGAATGCCCCGGGAGCGCTTTGGTGGCGGGGTATAATCCTGAATCCGCTACTGATCCTTGTATGTGCCACCGGGGTGTGAAAAAAGATGAGGATATTGAAGTTTACATGGATGAAGAATGCTCGACTTCATCGAGTCGTGGTAATGATGAGGAGGAGGATTTTGACATGTCGTTTTGCATTGGGGATGATGAGGTCAGGTGTAGGAGATTTAACATAGCATCACTTTCTAGGCCGTTTGAAGTCATGTTGTATGGTAGCTTCATGGACTCGCGAAGGGAGAAAAtaaatttttcaaaaaatgaGATTTCTGCAAAGGGGATGAAAGCTACTGAGATTTTTAGCAGAACGAAAAGTGTGGACTCTTTCGACCCAGACGTTGTCCTAGAGCTCCTATCATTAGGCAATAAATTTTGTTGTGATGAGATGAAGTCTGTTTGTGATGCGTATTTAGCGTCTTTGGTCTTTGACATGGATAGCGCTATGTTGCTTTTTGAATATGGGCTGGAGGAGAATGCATATCTTCTAGTGGCAGCATGTTTGCAGGTATTTTTAAGGGAACTTCCGAATTCAATGCACAATCCAAACGTGTCAAGGCTCTTCAGCAGTTCAGAAGGTAAGGACCGATTAGCTTACGTAGGACATGCTTCCTTTTTGCTCTACTATTTTCTGAGCCAAGCAGCTATGGAGGATGACCTGAAATCGAACACAACTGTAATGCTGTTGGAAAGGATGGGAGAATGTGCAAGCGAAAGCTGGCAGAAGCAACTAGCGTTCCACCAATCAGGTTGTGTAATGCTTGAAAGAAAAGAGTACAAGGATGCCCAGAAATGGTTCGAGGCAGCTGTAGAAGCTGGTCATGTTTATTCCTTAGTAGGCATTGCCAGATCCAAATACAAGCGTGGCCATATGTACAAGGCGTATAAGTTGATGAACTCCCTCATTTCTGATTATACACCTTCTGGGTGGATGTATCAGGAGCGATCGATGTATTGTCAAGGAAAAGAAAAGACGATGGATTTGAGTACAGCTACTGAACTGGATCCAACTCTTTCTTATCCATATAAGTACAGAGCTGTTTCAAAGGCGGAGGAAAATAGACTCGGACCAGCTATTTCTGAGATTAACAAAATACTTGGATTTAAGATTTCTCCTGACTGCCTCGAACTTCGTGCTTGGTTTTTAATTGCCCTGGAGGAGTATGAAGGAGCTTTAAGGGATGTTAGGGCACTGTTGACTTTAGATCCCCATTACATGATGTTCCATGGGCAGCTGCAAGGTGAACACTTGGTGGGGCTTCTAAGTCATAATGTTCAACCGTGCAGTCAAGCTGACTGCTGGATGCAACTATATGACAGATGgtccttcgtagatgatattggCTCTTTAGCTGTTGTCCACCATATGTTAGCTAATGATCCAGGGAAGAGTCTCTTAAGGTTCAGGCAATCTCTCCTGCTTTTACG ATTAAATAGCCACAAGGCAGCAATGCGTAGTTTGAGAGAAGCAAGAAACCAAGCTGCCTCTGAGCATGAAAGGCTAGTCTATGAGGGATGGATATTATACGACACAGGTTATCGCGAAGAAGCAATTGCTAAGGCTGAAGAATCTATCTCAATCCAGAGATCATTTGAAGCCTTTTTCCTGAAAGCATATGTGTTATCAGAAACAAGTCCTGATTCTGAGTCTTCGTTGTATGTTATACAACTTCTTGAGGAAGCTCTTAGGTGCCCATCAGATGGTCTTCGGAAAGGCCAG GCTCTCAGTAATCTGGCAAGTGTCTATGTAGATGTTGATAAGCTAGATAATGCAATTGATTGCTACACAAATGCACTTAATATTAAGCATACACGAGCCCATCAGGGTCTGGCACGTGTTTACCATCTAAAAGATCAGAGAAAATTAGCTTATGATGAGATGACAAAGTTGATTGAGAAAGCAAAATATAATGCATCTGCTTATGAGAAGCGGTCTGAATACTGTGATCGTGAAATGGCAAAAAGTGATCTTATTATGGCAACAAAGTTAGATCCCCTCCGGACATACCCATACAGATACAAGGCAGCTG TTCTGATGGATGACCATAAGGAAGCCGAGGCTATAGCGGAGCTAACAAAAGCCATTTCTTTCAAGCCAGACTTACAACTGCTCCATCTTCGAGCAGCATTTCATGACTCGATGGGTGACCTCACATCTGCAATTCGAGATTGTGAGGCAGCCCTGTGTCTCGACTCAAACCATGCAGATACACTTGATCTCTATCAGAAAGTACAGCAACGAGCTAAAGAACAACTACCAACGTGA